A stretch of the Snodgrassella alvi genome encodes the following:
- a CDS encoding L-cystine transporter, which yields MNLSVLANTIVFALLLWVLGRTQFIKWSLSRKVLLGMILGILFGLGLQLVYGTASPAVDASLQWINVIGNGYVQLLQMVVMPLVFASILSAVARLHNATQLGKISLMTIGVLLLTTAIAALIGTLLTSLFGLTANGLIQGEAETARYIAIQTNYVGKVADLTVPQLLLSFIPKNPFADLTGANPTSIISVVIFAAFLGIAALKLLKDDAAKGERVLLAIDTLQSWIMKLVRIVMLLTPCGVLALMTKVVAASNLQDIIKLGAFVLVSYLGLALMFMVHGLLLGVSGINPIKYLQKVWPVLTFAFTSRSSAASIPLNVEAQTQRLGVPKSIAGFAASFGATIGQNGCAGLYPAMLATMVAPTVGINPLDPWWIASLVGIVTISSVGVAGVGGGATFAALIVLPAMGLPITLVALLISVEPLIDMGRTALNVSGAMTAGTLTSQWLHQTDQAILNSSEHDELTP from the coding sequence ATGAATTTATCCGTGCTTGCGAACACGATAGTGTTCGCATTGTTATTATGGGTGCTTGGTCGAACGCAGTTTATCAAATGGAGTCTTTCCAGAAAAGTATTGCTGGGTATGATTCTGGGTATTTTATTCGGACTGGGGCTACAGCTTGTATACGGCACAGCCAGTCCAGCTGTTGATGCATCATTGCAGTGGATTAATGTAATTGGTAATGGTTATGTTCAGCTTTTACAGATGGTAGTGATGCCGCTAGTATTTGCTTCTATTCTGAGTGCGGTAGCGCGTTTACATAATGCCACACAGCTGGGCAAAATCAGCCTGATGACGATAGGTGTATTGTTGCTGACTACGGCTATTGCGGCCCTGATAGGAACTCTTCTTACCAGCTTGTTTGGATTGACTGCAAACGGCTTGATTCAGGGTGAGGCTGAAACTGCACGTTATATTGCAATTCAAACAAATTATGTTGGAAAGGTAGCCGATTTAACCGTACCACAACTGCTTCTTTCATTTATTCCGAAAAATCCCTTTGCTGATTTAACTGGAGCAAATCCAACTTCTATTATCAGTGTTGTGATTTTTGCTGCATTTTTAGGTATAGCGGCATTGAAACTTTTGAAAGATGATGCCGCTAAAGGTGAAAGGGTATTGCTGGCTATAGATACGTTGCAAAGTTGGATTATGAAGCTGGTTCGGATCGTCATGTTATTAACTCCCTGTGGCGTGCTGGCGTTAATGACAAAAGTAGTGGCCGCTTCCAATTTACAAGATATCATCAAGCTTGGGGCTTTTGTACTGGTGTCTTATTTGGGATTGGCATTAATGTTTATGGTACATGGTTTGTTGCTAGGGGTTTCTGGTATCAATCCAATAAAATATCTACAGAAGGTTTGGCCGGTGCTGACATTTGCCTTTACTAGCCGCTCCAGTGCTGCTTCTATTCCACTAAATGTCGAGGCACAGACACAACGCCTAGGTGTGCCAAAGTCGATTGCTGGTTTCGCTGCTTCTTTTGGTGCAACCATCGGGCAGAATGGCTGTGCTGGCTTGTATCCGGCCATGCTGGCTACTATGGTTGCACCAACAGTAGGAATTAATCCGCTTGACCCTTGGTGGATAGCCTCCCTAGTTGGAATAGTAACCATCAGCTCAGTTGGGGTAGCAGGGGTGGGGGGTGGTGCGACTTTTGCTGCTTTGATTGTATTACCGGCAATGGGCTTGCCGATTACATTAGTTGCGTTACTAATTTCGGTGGAACCTTTAATTGATATGGGTCGCACGGCATTGAATGTTAGTGGCGCCATGACCGCCGGTACTTTAACCAGCCAGTGGCTACACCAAACGGATCAAGCCATACTAAATAGTAGCGAACATGATGAGCTTACACCATAA
- the asd gene encoding aspartate-semialdehyde dehydrogenase, producing the protein MKVGFVGWRGMVGSVLMQRMQEENDFQNIADAYFFTTSAAGAAAPDFGQTAKTLLDAHNLEALAQMDIIVTCQGGDYTKAVHQPLREQGWQGFWIDAASTLRMSDKAVIVLDPVNRAVIDTALSSGIKDFVGGNCTVSLMLMALGGLFEQDLVEWATSMTYQAASGAGAQNMRELISAMGAIESQVSTELADPASAILSIDRKVADFLRSDAYPQTQFGVPLAGSLIPWIDADLGNGQSKEEWKGAVETNKILGRSTQPLVIDGLCVRVGAMRCHSQALTIKLKQDLPVSEIERILASANDWVKVVPNEKNASMHELTPAAVTGTLTVPVGRIRKMGMGGDYISAFTVGDQLLWGAAEPIRRMLQIVLHSR; encoded by the coding sequence GTGAAAGTAGGTTTTGTTGGCTGGCGCGGCATGGTGGGTTCGGTATTGATGCAGCGCATGCAGGAAGAAAATGATTTTCAGAACATTGCTGATGCGTATTTTTTCACGACGTCGGCTGCAGGTGCGGCAGCGCCGGATTTTGGTCAGACAGCTAAAACTTTGCTGGACGCGCATAATCTGGAAGCACTGGCACAAATGGATATTATTGTTACCTGTCAAGGTGGTGATTATACAAAAGCTGTGCATCAGCCATTGCGTGAACAAGGCTGGCAGGGTTTCTGGATTGATGCTGCCTCTACCCTGCGTATGAGTGATAAAGCCGTTATCGTACTTGACCCGGTCAACCGTGCTGTAATTGATACTGCATTATCTAGTGGAATCAAAGATTTTGTAGGTGGTAATTGTACGGTATCACTGATGTTGATGGCTCTTGGCGGTCTGTTTGAGCAAGATTTAGTAGAATGGGCTACCAGCATGACCTATCAGGCAGCTTCCGGAGCTGGTGCTCAAAATATGCGCGAGCTGATCAGTGCCATGGGTGCAATTGAATCACAGGTTAGTACCGAGCTGGCCGATCCGGCCAGTGCTATTCTGTCCATCGACCGCAAAGTAGCCGATTTTCTGCGCAGCGATGCTTATCCGCAGACACAATTTGGCGTACCGTTGGCCGGAAGCCTGATTCCTTGGATTGATGCTGATCTGGGTAATGGCCAGTCAAAGGAAGAGTGGAAAGGTGCCGTAGAAACCAATAAGATTTTAGGTCGTAGTACCCAACCACTGGTGATTGATGGATTGTGTGTACGTGTGGGTGCCATGCGTTGCCACAGTCAGGCGCTAACTATAAAACTGAAACAGGATTTACCGGTCTCTGAAATTGAACGTATTTTGGCGTCAGCTAATGACTGGGTAAAAGTCGTGCCGAATGAAAAAAATGCCTCCATGCACGAGCTGACACCTGCGGCTGTTACCGGCACATTAACTGTACCTGTCGGACGTATTCGCAAAATGGGTATGGGCGGTGATTACATTAGTGCATTTACCGTTGGTGACCAGCTTTTATGGGGTGCCGCAGAACCCATCCGGCGCATGTTGCAAATTGTTCTACACAGCAGATAA
- the murJ gene encoding murein biosynthesis integral membrane protein MurJ: MNLLRTLAKVSSMTMLSRVLGFIRDTIIARSFGAGMATDAFFVAFKLPNLLRRIFAEGAFSQAFVPILAEYRETRSPEATRAFVQHVAGLLSFVLIIVTAIGILAAPVVIYISAPGFQQDADKFALSVQLLRITFPYIFLISLSSLVGSVLNTYHQFSVPAFTPTFLNISFIVFALWLAPYFHPPVLALAWAVFVGGLLQLLYQLPYLFRLGFLAMPKLKLRDKAVNRVLKQMAPAILGVSVAQISLVINTIFASYLQSGSVSWMYYADRLMELPTGVLGVALGTILLPTLSKHSATNDIASFSALLDWGLRLCMLLTLPAAVGMAVLSFPLVATLFMYREFNEYDALMTQGALVAYSVGLIGLILIKVLAPGFYARQNIKTPVKIAIFTLCMTQLMNLLFVWKLHHVGLALAISLGACINAGLLYILLRRQKLYTPTAGWMRFLLRLVMALIIMGSGLWLLQHYLPFNWHSSGLIKVGQLSGLIAAGIVLYFGALFALGFRIRDFRRAEAE, from the coding sequence ATGAATTTACTGCGTACTCTGGCCAAAGTCAGCAGCATGACCATGTTGTCACGTGTGCTAGGTTTCATCCGCGACACCATAATAGCCCGCAGCTTTGGTGCGGGCATGGCAACAGATGCATTTTTTGTGGCGTTTAAACTCCCCAATCTGTTGCGCCGTATTTTTGCCGAAGGCGCATTTTCACAGGCCTTTGTGCCGATACTGGCTGAGTACCGCGAGACGCGTTCACCAGAAGCAACGCGGGCTTTTGTGCAGCATGTGGCCGGATTGCTGTCGTTTGTGCTAATAATCGTGACAGCCATCGGGATTCTGGCTGCGCCGGTGGTAATTTATATTTCTGCGCCTGGTTTTCAACAAGATGCCGATAAGTTTGCACTTTCTGTCCAGCTATTGCGGATCACATTCCCATATATATTTTTGATTTCGTTGTCTTCACTGGTTGGCAGCGTACTCAATACCTATCATCAGTTCAGTGTGCCGGCTTTTACCCCCACATTTTTGAATATCTCCTTTATTGTATTTGCTTTATGGTTGGCACCATATTTTCATCCGCCGGTACTGGCTCTGGCATGGGCAGTATTTGTGGGAGGATTGTTGCAGCTGTTGTATCAATTGCCATATTTATTTAGGCTGGGTTTTCTGGCCATGCCTAAGCTAAAACTTAGGGACAAGGCCGTAAACCGTGTTTTAAAGCAAATGGCACCGGCCATTCTTGGTGTATCAGTGGCGCAGATATCTTTAGTGATTAACACCATCTTTGCTTCCTATCTGCAATCGGGTTCAGTATCGTGGATGTATTACGCCGATCGCCTAATGGAGTTGCCGACGGGTGTACTGGGCGTAGCACTGGGAACAATTCTACTGCCCACGCTGTCTAAGCATTCTGCCACTAATGACATTGCCAGTTTTTCCGCTTTACTCGACTGGGGGTTGCGTCTATGTATGCTGCTCACTTTGCCGGCAGCTGTGGGTATGGCGGTTTTGTCCTTTCCATTGGTAGCGACGCTGTTTATGTACCGAGAGTTCAATGAATATGATGCACTGATGACACAAGGCGCATTGGTGGCCTATTCTGTTGGTCTAATTGGCCTGATTTTGATAAAGGTATTGGCACCAGGTTTTTATGCGCGTCAAAACATAAAAACGCCAGTCAAAATCGCGATTTTCACCTTATGCATGACGCAGTTAATGAATCTTCTGTTTGTGTGGAAACTGCATCATGTTGGTCTGGCTCTGGCCATCAGCTTAGGTGCCTGTATCAATGCTGGGCTGTTGTATATCCTTTTACGACGACAGAAACTGTATACACCCACAGCAGGATGGATGCGTTTTCTGCTGCGGCTGGTAATGGCATTGATCATTATGGGAAGCGGTCTGTGGCTCTTGCAGCATTATTTGCCATTTAATTGGCATAGTAGCGGACTGATAAAAGTAGGTCAGCTAAGTGGCTTGATAGCGGCCGGAATTGTCTTGTACTTCGGTGCTCTTTTCGCATTGGGTTTCCGGATACGTGATTTCCGGCGTGCCGAAGCAGAATAA
- a CDS encoding chorismate mutase: MNEIRSEIDNIDYAIIQLLSIRFGYVKAASKFKKNTADVQASERFKSMLEKRQHWAEEQGLNGEVIKTLYSDLVKYFIAEELKEFERK, encoded by the coding sequence ATGAATGAAATCCGTAGCGAAATTGATAACATTGATTATGCGATCATTCAGTTATTGTCCATCCGTTTCGGTTATGTCAAAGCAGCCAGTAAATTTAAAAAAAATACTGCCGATGTTCAAGCCAGTGAACGTTTTAAAAGCATGCTTGAAAAACGCCAGCACTGGGCAGAAGAGCAAGGTCTAAACGGAGAGGTAATCAAAACTCTGTACTCTGATTTGGTTAAATATTTTATTGCCGAAGAATTGAAAGAATTTGAACGCAAGTAA
- a CDS encoding NADH-quinone oxidoreductase subunit A — MLANYFPILIFVLVGFAAGVLFISLGLLLGPNRPYKMKQEPFECGFEAFENARMKFDVRYYLVAILFILFDLEVAFMVPWAVVFKELGAYGFWSMMLFLLILVIGFVYEWKKGALEWE; from the coding sequence ATGTTGGCGAATTATTTCCCCATCTTAATATTTGTTCTGGTTGGCTTTGCTGCCGGAGTTCTTTTTATTTCTCTGGGTCTGTTACTGGGACCAAATCGCCCGTATAAAATGAAGCAGGAACCGTTTGAGTGCGGTTTCGAAGCGTTTGAAAACGCACGTATGAAATTTGATGTGCGCTACTATCTGGTGGCCATTTTATTCATCCTCTTTGATCTGGAAGTGGCCTTTATGGTGCCGTGGGCCGTGGTGTTTAAAGAGCTTGGTGCCTATGGCTTCTGGTCGATGATGTTGTTTTTGCTGATTTTGGTTATCGGCTTTGTTTATGAATGGAAAAAAGGCGCTCTGGAATGGGAATAG
- a CDS encoding NADH-quinone oxidoreductase subunit B family protein has product MGIEGVLKKGFVTTTADTVLNYVRTGSLWPATFGLACCAVEMMQAGAARYDLDRFGIIFRPSPRQSDLMIVAGTLCNKMAPALRRVYDQMAEPRWVLSMGSCANGGGYYHYSYSVVRGCDRIVPVDVYVPGCPPTAEALVYGLLQLQLKIKRTATIARV; this is encoded by the coding sequence ATGGGAATAGAAGGCGTTTTAAAAAAAGGTTTTGTCACAACTACTGCCGATACCGTACTTAACTACGTGCGTACCGGTTCATTGTGGCCGGCTACTTTTGGGCTGGCCTGTTGTGCTGTAGAGATGATGCAGGCCGGTGCTGCCCGTTATGACCTAGACCGCTTCGGCATTATTTTCCGTCCGTCGCCGCGCCAGTCTGACCTTATGATTGTGGCCGGTACCTTATGTAACAAAATGGCGCCTGCCTTGCGCCGAGTTTATGACCAGATGGCAGAGCCACGCTGGGTATTGTCAATGGGTTCCTGCGCCAATGGTGGCGGTTATTACCATTATTCCTATTCGGTAGTGCGCGGCTGCGACCGTATTGTGCCGGTCGATGTGTATGTACCTGGCTGCCCGCCTACAGCAGAAGCACTGGTTTATGGTCTGTTGCAATTGCAGCTGAAAATAAAGCGTACCGCCACCATAGCGCGGGTCTGA
- a CDS encoding NADH-quinone oxidoreductase subunit C: MADIAILKAVCETTFGDKVRYCLDRGELTLDCAAADYHQLMQTLRDHQELKFETLIDLCGVDYQSYKNEPWEGKRFAVVSHLLSINNNWRVRVRVWVEAEDFPTVDSVVDIYNGANWYEREAFDMFGILFNNHPDLRRILTDYGFVGHPFRKDFPVSGYVEMRYDEAEGRVIYQPVTIEPREVTPRVVREEQYGV, translated from the coding sequence ATGGCAGATATAGCAATACTGAAGGCCGTGTGTGAAACCACTTTCGGCGATAAAGTACGTTACTGTCTGGATCGCGGTGAGCTGACGCTGGATTGCGCCGCCGCAGATTATCACCAACTGATGCAAACCCTGCGAGACCACCAAGAACTTAAATTCGAAACTCTGATTGATTTATGTGGTGTGGATTATCAGAGCTACAAAAATGAACCATGGGAAGGCAAACGTTTTGCCGTTGTGAGCCATTTACTGTCAATCAACAATAACTGGCGCGTTCGCGTGCGTGTATGGGTAGAGGCGGAAGATTTTCCTACGGTTGATTCTGTTGTGGACATTTATAACGGTGCCAACTGGTATGAACGCGAAGCGTTTGATATGTTCGGCATCCTGTTTAACAATCATCCCGACTTACGCCGAATTTTGACTGACTATGGCTTTGTCGGTCACCCATTTCGTAAAGATTTTCCGGTTTCCGGCTATGTGGAAATGCGCTATGACGAGGCCGAAGGCCGCGTGATTTATCAGCCGGTAACGATTGAACCGCGTGAAGTCACGCCGCGCGTGGTGAGAGAGGAGCAGTACGGTGTCTAA
- a CDS encoding NADH-quinone oxidoreductase subunit D, with the protein MSKLRNYTINFGPQHPAAHGVLRLILEMDGENIVRADPHIGLLHRGTEKLAESRTYLQALPYMDRLDYVSMMCNEQAYCLSVERLLNIDVPIRAQYIRVMFAEITRILNHLMGIGSHALDIGAMTVFLYAFREREDLMDIYEAVSGARMHAAYFRPGGVYRDLPDFMPKYESSKYRNAKVLQKLNASREGTLLDFIEDFTNRFPACVDEYENLLTDNRIWKQRTVGIGVVSPERAMQKGFTGVMLRGSGIEWDIRKKQPYDAYAAMDFDIPVGINGDCYDRYLCRIHEMRQANRIIRQCVDWLRTNPGPVITDDHTVAPPHRTAMKDGMEELIHHFKLFTEGMHVPEGEVYVPTEHPKGEFGVYLISDGANKPYRMKIRAPGFAHLQGMDEMARGHMLADVVAIIGTQDIVFGEVDR; encoded by the coding sequence GTGTCTAAATTACGCAATTACACCATTAATTTCGGGCCGCAGCATCCGGCTGCACATGGCGTGTTGCGCCTGATTCTGGAAATGGATGGTGAAAATATCGTTCGTGCCGATCCACATATCGGGCTATTACACCGTGGTACGGAAAAATTAGCTGAATCACGTACCTATCTTCAGGCATTGCCGTACATGGATCGTCTGGATTATGTATCCATGATGTGTAATGAACAGGCCTACTGCTTGTCTGTTGAACGTCTGCTGAATATTGATGTACCCATTCGCGCTCAATATATTCGCGTGATGTTTGCCGAAATTACTCGAATCCTCAACCATCTCATGGGTATCGGTTCGCATGCACTGGATATCGGGGCCATGACTGTGTTTCTGTATGCATTCCGCGAACGTGAAGACCTGATGGATATTTACGAGGCGGTATCCGGTGCACGTATGCATGCTGCTTATTTCCGTCCAGGCGGCGTTTACCGTGATCTGCCGGATTTCATGCCTAAGTACGAATCCAGCAAATACCGTAATGCCAAGGTATTGCAAAAACTCAACGCTAGCCGTGAAGGCACCTTGCTAGACTTCATTGAAGACTTTACTAATCGGTTCCCTGCCTGCGTGGATGAATATGAAAATCTCCTTACAGATAATCGTATCTGGAAACAGCGTACTGTCGGGATTGGTGTGGTTTCACCAGAGCGAGCCATGCAGAAAGGTTTTACCGGCGTGATGCTCCGTGGCTCCGGTATAGAGTGGGATATTCGTAAGAAACAGCCTTATGATGCCTATGCCGCCATGGATTTCGATATTCCGGTCGGCATCAATGGTGACTGCTACGACCGCTATCTGTGTCGCATTCATGAAATGCGGCAAGCTAACCGCATTATCCGCCAGTGTGTTGACTGGCTCAGAACCAATCCTGGGCCGGTGATTACGGATGATCATACCGTGGCGCCGCCACATCGTACCGCTATGAAAGACGGGATGGAAGAATTGATTCACCACTTCAAGCTGTTTACCGAAGGGATGCATGTGCCGGAGGGTGAAGTTTATGTGCCCACTGAGCATCCGAAAGGGGAGTTTGGTGTGTATCTGATTTCAGATGGTGCCAACAAACCTTATCGCATGAAAATCCGTGCACCGGGCTTTGCCCATTTACAAGGTATGGATGAAATGGCACGCGGCCATATGCTTGCAGACGTGGTCGCCATTATTGGTACTCAGGATATTGTATTTGGGGAGGTGGATAGATAA
- the nuoE gene encoding NADH-quinone oxidoreductase subunit NuoE, with amino-acid sequence MLSAESLKQIDTELAKYPADQRRSAIMSALRIAQTEKGWLQPETIEEVADYIGIPPAQALEVATFYNMYNLQPVGKYKLTVCTNLPCALRGGVNAGEYLQKRLGIRYGETTADGKYTLLEGECMGACGDAPVLLVNNHKMCSFMSEEAIEAKLAELN; translated from the coding sequence ATGTTGTCCGCTGAGAGTTTAAAACAGATTGATACAGAACTGGCCAAATATCCGGCCGACCAGCGTCGCAGTGCCATTATGTCAGCCCTGCGCATCGCACAGACAGAAAAGGGCTGGTTACAGCCAGAAACCATCGAGGAAGTAGCAGACTACATAGGTATCCCACCGGCACAAGCATTGGAAGTGGCTACTTTTTACAATATGTATAACCTCCAGCCGGTAGGTAAATATAAACTCACCGTATGTACCAATCTTCCCTGTGCGTTGCGTGGTGGTGTCAATGCCGGTGAATATCTGCAAAAGCGCCTTGGTATTCGCTATGGCGAAACCACTGCTGACGGCAAATACACACTTTTAGAAGGCGAATGCATGGGTGCCTGTGGTGATGCGCCGGTGCTGTTAGTGAACAATCATAAAATGTGTAGCTTTATGAGCGAAGAAGCCATCGAAGCGAAACTGGCGGAGTTGAACTGA
- the nuoF gene encoding NADH-quinone oxidoreductase subunit NuoF, with amino-acid sequence MAMYQNGVIFNQVDTTDPECWTLEAYLARGGYQALKKIIHDKIPQDDVIAELKTSGLRGRGGAGFPTGLKWSFMPRSFPGTKYIVCNTDEGEPGTFKDRDIIDYNPHALIEGMIIGGYAMGAATGYNYIHGEIFESYLRFETALQQARDAGFLGQNILGSDFSFELHAHHGYGAYICGEETALLESLEGKKGQPRFKPPFPASYGLYGKPTTVNNTETFSSVPFIIRDGGQQFADKGIPNNGGTKLFSVSGHVERPGNYEIPLGTPFRDLLDMCGGMRNGKKLKAVIPGGSSAPVLPADVMMEITMDYDAIAKAGSMLGSGAVIVMDEDVCMVKALERLSYFYFEESCGQCTPCREGTGWLYRIIHRITSGKGRPEDLDLLESLGNNISGRTICALADAAVMPIQGFMKHFRPEFEHYIEHGKPMKEHRWC; translated from the coding sequence ATGGCAATGTACCAAAATGGCGTAATTTTCAATCAGGTTGATACAACTGATCCGGAATGCTGGACGCTGGAAGCCTATTTAGCCCGCGGCGGCTATCAAGCACTGAAAAAAATCATTCATGACAAAATACCGCAGGACGATGTGATAGCCGAGCTGAAAACATCCGGCCTGCGTGGACGTGGCGGCGCCGGCTTTCCGACTGGACTGAAATGGAGCTTCATGCCGCGTTCGTTTCCAGGTACCAAATACATCGTCTGCAATACCGATGAAGGTGAGCCCGGTACATTTAAAGACCGGGATATCATTGATTACAATCCTCATGCCCTGATTGAAGGCATGATTATTGGTGGTTATGCGATGGGTGCGGCTACCGGCTATAACTATATTCACGGCGAAATCTTCGAAAGCTATCTGCGCTTTGAAACTGCTTTACAGCAGGCACGGGATGCTGGTTTCCTCGGGCAAAATATTCTGGGCAGTGATTTCAGCTTTGAGTTACATGCCCATCATGGCTATGGTGCTTATATTTGCGGCGAAGAAACCGCTCTGCTGGAGTCACTGGAAGGCAAAAAAGGTCAGCCGCGCTTCAAACCACCATTTCCGGCTTCCTATGGTCTATATGGCAAGCCCACTACTGTCAATAACACAGAAACGTTCTCTTCGGTGCCGTTTATTATTCGCGATGGTGGCCAGCAATTTGCGGATAAGGGTATTCCAAATAATGGCGGAACCAAGCTATTTTCAGTTTCCGGCCATGTAGAACGCCCCGGTAACTACGAAATACCGCTGGGCACACCGTTTAGAGACTTACTCGATATGTGCGGTGGCATGCGCAATGGCAAAAAGCTGAAAGCAGTGATTCCAGGTGGCTCCTCCGCACCGGTCCTGCCGGCTGATGTCATGATGGAAATTACGATGGATTATGACGCCATTGCCAAAGCTGGTTCTATGCTTGGATCCGGTGCAGTGATTGTCATGGATGAAGATGTCTGTATGGTTAAAGCATTGGAGCGGCTAAGTTACTTCTATTTTGAAGAATCATGCGGCCAGTGTACCCCATGTCGTGAAGGTACAGGATGGCTGTATCGCATTATCCACCGTATTACCTCGGGTAAAGGACGGCCGGAGGATTTAGATTTGCTGGAATCACTCGGTAATAATATTTCGGGGCGTACAATCTGCGCGTTGGCGGATGCGGCGGTGATGCCGATTCAGGGCTTTATGAAGCATTTCCGCCCCGAGTTTGAGCACTACATCGAACACGGCAAACCCATGAAAGAACATCGCTGGTGCTAA